In Arvicola amphibius chromosome 1, mArvAmp1.2, whole genome shotgun sequence, one DNA window encodes the following:
- the Hnrnpdl gene encoding heterogeneous nuclear ribonucleoprotein D-like isoform X1: MEVPPRLSHVPPPLFPSAPAALASRSLSHWRPRAPRQLAPLLPSLASSASRQGARRSPRHVTAQQPSRLAGGAAIKGGRRRRPDLFRRHFKSGSIQRSAAAAAAAAGTRTARQQPLADGSATMEDMNEYSNIEEFAEGSKINASKNQQDDGKMFIGGLSWDTSKKDLTEYLSRFGEVVDCTIKTDPVTGRSRGFGFVLFKDAASVDKVLELKEHKLDGKLIDPKRAKALKGKEPPKKVFVGGLSPDTSEEQIKEYFGAFGEIENIELPMDTKTNERRGFCFITYTDEEPVKKLLESRYHQIGSGKCEIKVAQPKEVYRQQQQQQKGGRGGTAGGRGGARGRGRGQGQNWNQGFNNYYDQGYGNYNSAYGGDQNYSGYGGYDYTGYNYGNYGYGQGYADYSGQQSTYGKASRGGGNHQNNYQPY, from the exons ATGGAGGTCCCGCCCCGGCTCTCCCATGTGCCGCCGCCATTGTTCCCCTCCGCTCCCGCGGCTCTCGCCTCCCGCAGCCTCTCCCATTGGCGGCCGCGGGCGCCCCGGCAGCTCGCCCCGCTCCTCCCTTCGCTCGCTTCCAGCGCCTCCCGGCAGGGGGCGCGCCGGAGCCCGCGCCACGTCACCGCCCAGCAGCCCTCCCGATTGGCGGGCGGGGCGGCTATAAAGGGAGGGCGCAGGCGGCGGCCGGATCTCTTCCGCCGCCATTTTAAATCCGGCTCCATACAAcgctccgccgccgccgctgccgccgccgccgggaCCCGCACTGCGCGCCAGCAACCCCTTGCCGACGGCTCCGCCACCATGGAGGACATGAACGAGTACAGCAACATAGAGGAGTTCGCAGAGGGATCCAAGATCAACGCGAGCAAGAATCAGCAGGATGACGG TAAAATGTTTATTGGAGGCTTGAGCTGGGACACAAGCAAGAAAGATCTGACTGAGTATTTGTCTCGATTTGGGGAAGTTGTAGACTGCACAATTAAAACAGATCCAGTCACTGGAAGATCGAGAGGATTTGGATTTGTGCTTTTCAAAGATGCTGCTAGTGTGGATAAG GTTTTGGAACTGAAAGAACACAAACTGGATGGCAAATTGATAGACCCCAAAAGGGCCAAAGCTTTAAAGGGAAAAGAACCCCCTAAAAAGGTTTTTGTGGGTGGATTGAGTCCAGATACTTCAGAAGAACAAATCAAAGAATATTTTGGAGCCTTTGGAGAG ATAGAAAATATCGAGCTTCCCatggatacaaaaacaaatgAGAGAAGAGGATTCTGTTTTATCACATATACAGATGAAGAGCCAGTAAAGAAATTGTTAGAAAGCAGATACCATCAAATAGGTTCTGGGAAG tgCGAAATCAAAGTTGCACAACCCAAAGAGGTATACaggcagcaacagcaacaacaaaaaggtggACGAGGTGGGACGGCTGGTGGAAGAGGTGGTGCTAGGGGACGTGGAAGAG GTCAGGGCCAAAACTGGAACCAAGGATTTAATAACTATTATGATCAAGGATATGGAAATTATAATAGTGCCTATGGTGGTGATCAAAACTATAGTGGCTATGGCGGATATGATTATACTGGGTATAACTATGGGAACTATGGATATGGACAGGGATATGCAGACTACAGCG GTCAACAGAGCACTTACGGCAAGGCATCCCGAGGGGGTGGCAATCACCAGAACAATTACCAGCCCTACTGA
- the Hnrnpdl gene encoding heterogeneous nuclear ribonucleoprotein D-like isoform X2 encodes MEVPPRLSHVPPPLFPSAPAALASRSLSHWRPRAPRQLAPLLPSLASSASRQGARRSPRHVTAQQPSRLAGGAAIKGGRRRRPDLFRRHFKSGSIQRSAAAAAAAAGTRTARQQPLADGSATMEDMNEYSNIEEFAEGSKINASKNQQDDGKMFIGGLSWDTSKKDLTEYLSRFGEVVDCTIKTDPVTGRSRGFGFVLFKDAASVDKVLELKEHKLDGKLIDPKRAKALKGKEPPKKVFVGGLSPDTSEEQIKEYFGAFGEIENIELPMDTKTNERRGFCFITYTDEEPVKKLLESRYHQIGSGKCEIKVAQPKEVYRQQQQQQKGGRGGTAGGRGGARGRGRGQQSTYGKASRGGGNHQNNYQPY; translated from the exons ATGGAGGTCCCGCCCCGGCTCTCCCATGTGCCGCCGCCATTGTTCCCCTCCGCTCCCGCGGCTCTCGCCTCCCGCAGCCTCTCCCATTGGCGGCCGCGGGCGCCCCGGCAGCTCGCCCCGCTCCTCCCTTCGCTCGCTTCCAGCGCCTCCCGGCAGGGGGCGCGCCGGAGCCCGCGCCACGTCACCGCCCAGCAGCCCTCCCGATTGGCGGGCGGGGCGGCTATAAAGGGAGGGCGCAGGCGGCGGCCGGATCTCTTCCGCCGCCATTTTAAATCCGGCTCCATACAAcgctccgccgccgccgctgccgccgccgccgggaCCCGCACTGCGCGCCAGCAACCCCTTGCCGACGGCTCCGCCACCATGGAGGACATGAACGAGTACAGCAACATAGAGGAGTTCGCAGAGGGATCCAAGATCAACGCGAGCAAGAATCAGCAGGATGACGG TAAAATGTTTATTGGAGGCTTGAGCTGGGACACAAGCAAGAAAGATCTGACTGAGTATTTGTCTCGATTTGGGGAAGTTGTAGACTGCACAATTAAAACAGATCCAGTCACTGGAAGATCGAGAGGATTTGGATTTGTGCTTTTCAAAGATGCTGCTAGTGTGGATAAG GTTTTGGAACTGAAAGAACACAAACTGGATGGCAAATTGATAGACCCCAAAAGGGCCAAAGCTTTAAAGGGAAAAGAACCCCCTAAAAAGGTTTTTGTGGGTGGATTGAGTCCAGATACTTCAGAAGAACAAATCAAAGAATATTTTGGAGCCTTTGGAGAG ATAGAAAATATCGAGCTTCCCatggatacaaaaacaaatgAGAGAAGAGGATTCTGTTTTATCACATATACAGATGAAGAGCCAGTAAAGAAATTGTTAGAAAGCAGATACCATCAAATAGGTTCTGGGAAG tgCGAAATCAAAGTTGCACAACCCAAAGAGGTATACaggcagcaacagcaacaacaaaaaggtggACGAGGTGGGACGGCTGGTGGAAGAGGTGGTGCTAGGGGACGTGGAAGAG GTCAACAGAGCACTTACGGCAAGGCATCCCGAGGGGGTGGCAATCACCAGAACAATTACCAGCCCTACTGA
- the Hnrnpdl gene encoding heterogeneous nuclear ribonucleoprotein D-like isoform X3 produces the protein MTGTARSALPLPQGPARALRPSGAARAAPTISPSRFSACPLDPSSFPTSGNKMFIGGLSWDTSKKDLTEYLSRFGEVVDCTIKTDPVTGRSRGFGFVLFKDAASVDKVLELKEHKLDGKLIDPKRAKALKGKEPPKKVFVGGLSPDTSEEQIKEYFGAFGEIENIELPMDTKTNERRGFCFITYTDEEPVKKLLESRYHQIGSGKCEIKVAQPKEVYRQQQQQQKGGRGGTAGGRGGARGRGRGQGQNWNQGFNNYYDQGYGNYNSAYGGDQNYSGYGGYDYTGYNYGNYGYGQGYADYSGQQSTYGKASRGGGNHQNNYQPY, from the exons ATGACGGGTACCGCACGCTccgctcttcccctcccccagggccCCGCGCGCGCCCTTCGTCCCTCTGGAGCTGCGCGCGCTGCCCCCACTATTTCCCCGAGTCGATTCTCCGCGTGCCCGCTGGACCCCAGTAGCTTCCCCACTAGTGGAAA TAAAATGTTTATTGGAGGCTTGAGCTGGGACACAAGCAAGAAAGATCTGACTGAGTATTTGTCTCGATTTGGGGAAGTTGTAGACTGCACAATTAAAACAGATCCAGTCACTGGAAGATCGAGAGGATTTGGATTTGTGCTTTTCAAAGATGCTGCTAGTGTGGATAAG GTTTTGGAACTGAAAGAACACAAACTGGATGGCAAATTGATAGACCCCAAAAGGGCCAAAGCTTTAAAGGGAAAAGAACCCCCTAAAAAGGTTTTTGTGGGTGGATTGAGTCCAGATACTTCAGAAGAACAAATCAAAGAATATTTTGGAGCCTTTGGAGAG ATAGAAAATATCGAGCTTCCCatggatacaaaaacaaatgAGAGAAGAGGATTCTGTTTTATCACATATACAGATGAAGAGCCAGTAAAGAAATTGTTAGAAAGCAGATACCATCAAATAGGTTCTGGGAAG tgCGAAATCAAAGTTGCACAACCCAAAGAGGTATACaggcagcaacagcaacaacaaaaaggtggACGAGGTGGGACGGCTGGTGGAAGAGGTGGTGCTAGGGGACGTGGAAGAG GTCAGGGCCAAAACTGGAACCAAGGATTTAATAACTATTATGATCAAGGATATGGAAATTATAATAGTGCCTATGGTGGTGATCAAAACTATAGTGGCTATGGCGGATATGATTATACTGGGTATAACTATGGGAACTATGGATATGGACAGGGATATGCAGACTACAGCG GTCAACAGAGCACTTACGGCAAGGCATCCCGAGGGGGTGGCAATCACCAGAACAATTACCAGCCCTACTGA